From the Desulfovibrio sp. Huiquan2017 genome, one window contains:
- a CDS encoding chemotaxis protein CheW: MRTEVEDIIDDEEGEVDQELTQLVTFSIGDEEFGVNILQVQEIIRTMEITNVPRAPEFVEGVINLRGKVIPIVDMRRRFGLQSKEHDKYTRIIVIEIDMIIVGFVVDSVSEVLRIPANSVQPPPPVVAGMDADYIDGVGKLDDRLLILLDLDSLLDNEEKEALGTV; encoded by the coding sequence ATGAGAACGGAAGTTGAAGATATCATCGACGACGAAGAGGGCGAGGTCGATCAGGAATTGACCCAGCTGGTGACCTTCAGCATCGGCGACGAGGAGTTCGGGGTCAATATTCTCCAGGTCCAGGAAATCATCCGGACCATGGAGATCACCAACGTGCCCCGCGCGCCCGAGTTTGTCGAGGGCGTCATCAACCTTCGCGGCAAGGTCATTCCCATTGTGGACATGCGCCGTCGTTTCGGGCTCCAGTCCAAGGAGCACGACAAGTACACCCGGATCATCGTCATCGAGATCGACATGATCATCGTCGGTTTCGTGGTCGATTCCGTATCCGAGGTCCTGCGCATTCCGGCCAACTCCGTGCAGCCGCCGCCGCCTGTGGTGGCGGGCATGGATGCAGACTACATCGACGGCGTGGGTAAGCTCGATGACCGGTTGCTCATCCTGCTCGACCTGGACTCGCTCCTCGACAACGAGGAAAAGGAAGCCCTGGGCACCGTCTAG